From the Bacteroidia bacterium genome, one window contains:
- a CDS encoding trehalose-6-phosphate synthase, whose translation MNSPNRMLIVSNRLPVVIEEEDGEWSLRPGSGGLVTAMAPVLRNRGGVWIGWSGLPDENPEHIADLLNQAPADTGYRLCSVPLSSHDVDLYYQGFSNEVIWPLFHDLQSLCHFRPEYWDCYLSVNRRFASVIAEEYRAGDYVWVHDYHLMHVGEELRREGIQSPIGFFLHIPFPAPDIFMKLPWRFQVLQALLQYDLIGFQTVRDHRNFIQCVRMLMKDIPIRHARGMHICATERAEVRLGVFPISIDYGDFERQARSREISESAWYIHEAVQDRQIVLGVDRLDYTKGIPNRLEAFHHLLQTHPELHERVTFIQVVVPSRADIARYDTLKTEIEQLVSRINGEFTRSGWIPVHYIYRHLTPRELLGYYRTAEVAFVTPIRDGMNLVAKEYCACNIDGNGVLILSEFAGAVQQLHRYALVVNPYDVSGVAQALFEALSMPADERQRRMRRLRAIVRRYDIFRWVETFLHAAIEKDLRNFPLLDEYIPSQ comes from the coding sequence ATGAACAGTCCTAATCGTATGCTGATCGTATCCAACCGGCTGCCGGTGGTTATCGAGGAGGAGGACGGGGAGTGGAGCCTGCGTCCCGGCTCGGGAGGATTGGTAACGGCAATGGCGCCGGTATTGCGAAACCGCGGCGGAGTCTGGATTGGCTGGTCCGGCCTGCCGGATGAGAACCCGGAGCACATAGCGGATCTTCTGAATCAGGCACCGGCCGACACGGGGTACCGACTGTGTTCCGTACCGCTGAGTTCTCATGACGTGGATTTGTATTATCAGGGATTCTCCAACGAAGTCATCTGGCCGCTCTTCCATGATTTGCAGTCACTTTGTCATTTTCGGCCGGAATACTGGGACTGCTACCTTTCTGTGAACAGGAGATTCGCATCCGTGATAGCCGAAGAATATCGCGCGGGTGATTATGTGTGGGTGCATGATTATCATCTCATGCATGTCGGCGAGGAGCTCCGGCGGGAAGGTATTCAAAGCCCAATCGGCTTTTTCCTGCATATCCCTTTCCCCGCACCGGATATCTTCATGAAGCTTCCCTGGCGTTTTCAGGTGTTGCAGGCGCTGCTACAGTACGATCTCATTGGGTTTCAGACGGTACGCGACCATCGCAACTTCATCCAGTGCGTCCGCATGCTGATGAAGGATATTCCGATACGCCATGCGCGCGGAATGCACATATGTGCGACGGAGCGCGCGGAAGTGCGATTGGGTGTATTTCCGATAAGCATCGATTACGGCGACTTCGAGCGGCAGGCGCGGAGCCGGGAGATTTCCGAGTCCGCGTGGTACATTCATGAAGCGGTGCAGGACAGACAGATTGTCCTGGGTGTGGACCGTCTCGACTATACCAAAGGGATACCGAACCGGCTCGAGGCATTTCACCATTTGCTGCAAACGCATCCGGAGCTGCATGAGCGTGTGACCTTCATTCAGGTCGTTGTCCCGAGCCGCGCGGACATTGCACGCTATGATACACTGAAAACCGAAATCGAGCAGCTTGTCAGTCGCATCAACGGAGAATTCACCCGATCAGGATGGATTCCTGTACACTACATCTACAGACATCTTACACCACGGGAGTTGCTCGGTTACTATCGCACTGCCGAAGTCGCCTTTGTCACACCCATCAGAGACGGAATGAATCTTGTGGCGAAGGAATACTGCGCCTGCAACATCGATGGCAACGGGGTGCTCATACTCAGTGAATTTGCGGGAGCGGTGCAGCAGCTGCATCGCTACGCGCTGGTGGTCAATCCCTATGACGTGTCCGGTGTGGCGCAGGCGTTGTTTGAGGCATTGTCCATGCCCGCCGACGAACGGCAACGTCGTATGCGGCGTCTGCGGGCCATTGTTCGACGGTATGATATTTTCCGTTGGGTGGAGACATTTCTTCATGCCGCCATCGAAAAGGATCTTCGAAATTTTCCTTTGCTCGATGAATACATCCCATCTCAGTAA
- the dapF gene encoding diaminopimelate epimerase yields MKHIAFTKAEGAQNDFVIVDDRTRVLTDDDRRRFAQLTAHRRKGVGSDGTIIIDASETHDFTMHFFNPDGSVGSMCGNGGRCAALFAWKKQIAAANMCFEVLGRSYTASVQGDEITLSFPPPRSIEGWKDLDLNTDTLRIFVIDTGAPHVVLLHEQLPESFAVDFEELDMRRIGRIVRHHQYFAPVGVNVNVLRKHGLALDIRTFEKGVEDETEACGTGTIAAAIAAHIHYGIAPPLELHTHGGDTLHVGFSPASEHNFLDTRYYENALFLHGPARLVFDGEYVLE; encoded by the coding sequence ATGAAACACATTGCATTCACCAAGGCCGAAGGAGCGCAGAACGATTTCGTCATCGTGGATGATCGCACACGCGTACTGACGGATGACGATCGGCGCCGCTTCGCACAGCTCACCGCACATCGCCGCAAAGGTGTGGGATCGGACGGTACGATTATCATCGATGCTTCCGAAACACATGATTTTACGATGCATTTTTTCAATCCCGACGGATCCGTGGGCTCGATGTGCGGCAACGGCGGACGCTGCGCCGCCCTCTTTGCCTGGAAAAAGCAAATTGCCGCAGCCAACATGTGCTTCGAGGTACTCGGTCGCAGCTATACCGCATCTGTGCAAGGAGATGAGATTACGCTCAGTTTTCCTCCCCCGAGAAGCATCGAAGGGTGGAAGGATTTGGACCTCAATACGGACACCCTGCGCATATTCGTGATCGACACCGGTGCACCTCATGTCGTCCTGCTCCATGAGCAGCTACCCGAAAGTTTCGCTGTCGACTTTGAGGAGTTGGATATGCGACGCATCGGCCGCATCGTACGACACCATCAATACTTCGCCCCCGTGGGAGTAAACGTCAATGTTCTGCGCAAACACGGGCTGGCTCTCGATATCAGAACTTTTGAAAAAGGTGTCGAGGATGAAACCGAAGCGTGCGGCACAGGCACCATTGCCGCTGCCATCGCGGCGCATATCCACTATGGCATTGCTCCTCCGCTGGAGTTACACACACATGGCGGTGACACGCTGCATGTGGGATTTTCACCCGCATCCGAGCACAATTTCCTCGACACCCGATACTACGAAAACGCGTTATTCCTGCATGGACCCGCGCGCCTGGTGTTTGACGGAGAATATGTGCTGGAATGA